In Phoenix dactylifera cultivar Barhee BC4 chromosome 1, palm_55x_up_171113_PBpolish2nd_filt_p, whole genome shotgun sequence, the genomic stretch AGGGGGGCAAGCTGTATGCCAAGCAGAGGGCGAGGAAGCCGATGATCAGCCTCCATGAATTCGGGGCAAGCTACGCAGGCACCAGGCCATACGCCATCAGAAGCTCACCCACAAATCCATGCAGAGGAAACCTCAGCCCTGCTTGAAGTGTATCTACGTACACTCCGACCCAACCGATAGGTGGGTTGGTGACTCGGCCTCCGAGGTCCGGGAGTTCAAGAACAAACTCCGGAGGAATAAAGAATCGGGCTCGAACCGAGCCCAGATCCTCGTCAGTCATGAGCGAGCCTGTTCTGTATGGGCTCGGGCCCACCTCAAGTTCAACCTCTTCCACCTCGAAAGAGGCCGGAGCTCGTGATAGACCTACATCGAACATCGACGCCCTCGTCGGCGAGTCCATTGCCTTGGCCTTAAGATTATGAAAAAAGGGGAAGGGGAAGACGAAAGACTCTCCGAGCGACCAAAAGGAGGGATAAAATGTCTACCCGAAAGCTTGCCGGAAAAAGATGGACGGGCAGAGAAGAAGAATGTCCGCCGGAAGAAGAAATCAGCGGGCGACACAAAAGCTAGTAGAAAGCCCCTAAGAACGCCTGGAAGGAAGCTCCAACTCCCCGACAACAGCAGCTGAAGATAGAAGATCAGGAGCAGGGAGAGGGTCAAGTAACGACCCTAGGACCCCCCTTTTTAGGCCTTATATAGACCACTACAGTGGCTCCGATCAGGTAACCTAATGATCATACGGCCCGAAATTTGCCACGCTGCGAGCCATAAGACGACCTCAACAAATCTCTCCGAATCGCCTCACTAAATGCTGATCATTATGGAGGACGCTCGAGAGCTCGAAATATTGATGATTGACCTCCTGCCTTCTGCCAGATGAGATGCTTCGAAGAAGGGATCATTAATGGCTGACTCCTCATATTCCGCCAGAATGAGTGCTTCGGGGGATGGAGAATTAATGGTCAAAACCCTCCTCGTCCTGGTCCAACAACTCTCCGGAAAAGAACGCCCAGGTGAAGCCCAAAAAATTTCCACGGTGAATTCTACTCTCGAAAATCTAGCAGCTCGGACGTCCCATGTCAGACGACGAGCTCCCGGCTGAGAAGTACGCCGAGGCATATCCAATTTGGTACCCACCTCTTTCTGCCTATATGATTGTAGCATTGGACGATCAGGAGTCTGCCTACTTCCATCATCCGAGAAGCAAGGCAGCTCgacctcggaagtggggggcaaaTGATAGGGGGAAAAATGAATCGTCCAACCCACAAGGCCACTCAGTTTTGGCCCAGTAAACGCCAACGACAATTAGCTAAATCTTTGCTTCGGCCTAAAGTCAGCTCGTCTTCGGGACTCCGCTGAGGGCTCCACTAACTCCAGACATTCGTCGACTCCCCCGACCAAGCTTGGGGTACCTTCAGACAATCGCCGACCCGTCCTGATCAAGCTTGGGGCGCCAACCCCAgctgtaacaacctaggacctcacccaaaatagctagccggaagttattatttgggttccttgatcctgtataagtacccaagatctacccagcgaataaccgatgtgggactaaacacatgcccgcacggatcctcacatactcctcccattcaagccctgacgtcctcgtcaggctaaggattcaaatctattcacaaacaccacaattggcccatggtcaaccacaatggatccgtgctatagtgtcccctagtccacataggttatagaCCGAgtctgctttgataccatttgtaacaacccaggacctcacccaaaatggctagccggaagttattatttgggttccttgatcctgtataagtacccaagatctacccagcgaataaccgatgtgggactaaacatacgtccGCACGGATCCTTACACCAGCGATACGCTCTGACCCTCGAGCTCCGGGCGCTCCACCGAGTACATCTCGGAATTCGGAAAGCCGAACTACTCCCAGCACCTGCCAAGCCGACCTCGTCAAACGCATGACGCGACTACTTAACGAGCACGCCCTCGCCAACGACCACACCCATGTGCGGGCCTACGCCCACTTACGTGGCTGTACTTTACTACACTACCGTGTCATATCTCCATAACCGGCCAACAACAGTTAGACGACACCTTGACTACTCTGGCCATACCCTACCGTGACTGTCAACATCCTACCGTTCTCAAGAACGGACTGTACCACACATCATCAGCCAGCCTGAGCTGCACGCCATCCGGCTCAGAGCCAGGCCCCCTCATGATGAGGGCTGACAGTACCTCCGCCACTTGGGCCACTTCCTAAGGCTATAAATAGCTAGGACAggtaatttctaagggatgcttggctggaccaaatttatcccactctaacttgatcgtcggagggtccTCACCGGAaataccggtgaggctttgtgcaggtccacGGCCGTCgcacaggaggtggctctcgtcTTCTCCTTCCAACCACCGGCGGCTCCTTCGACTCCAtcagcgtggtcaccctcgggccaaagtTATTTTCATCATAGATGTTACATACCATTTTCCTGGCCAATAATGCTAAGGGTTTCATTTGGACACGTATAATCGAAGGTCAAAATTGCCTAACTTGCTTTGACTAGAGAGCATTGGTTTGTCATTTAAACACTTTTTCGTTCCCGGGCCACGCTTCTTCCTTGTGTAAATTTGTGTTTTAATATATAGAAGCCTAACTCCCCGCGGACCCTTGGGCAAGCGACGGATTTACCTATCTATCTATCGATTGATCTATCTCTTCTCGAAATTTAGCTCCGTACCTATCAGCTTTGgatttgggttgtatctttcacacAAAAGAATGATGGATTTTCGATCTTTCAGGGCGTCAACTATTGGATCACGCCCTGCACATAACTCAAATTGCTTCGAACTTCCTTATGCATCCATTGCACAAATTCAGAAGTGATAGTTGCATGATCCAATGATGGATTCATGAGAAAGAAGTGAATTCTACTTTCTTgcgcaaaagatacaacccttGTATGTCAGCTTTAGACAATCTTTCTAGGCAGAAAATGATAGACAACCACAAGCCACTAGTTAGTTCCTTGTCACCTCTGAAAAAGATTGGTCTTCCTTAAGATCATTGTTGTGATCTCTATCTTGCTTTTGATCTACGGAGGTGTCTTACTTCTTACATTGcaccttaaaaaaataaagctcCATAACCTATATCACCTTTtcgatgtatatatatatacacatacacgtACAAGATATGAGATGTTAGAGGAAACAACTCACTCCTATATAACTAGAACCTATCATCCAGACCAACTCTGCTAAAAAAATTGGGAGGAGAGGAATAAAGGGCAGCGGCAAGGGTAATGGAATGGAAGAGCTCCACTCAAGTTGCCTTCTGTTCAATGAGCTCTTTGAGACTCCTGGATCAGCCAGAGGATGACGAAGATGGAGTCATCTCATGGTAGAgtggtggagaggaagaggatatTGAGTAGGGTAACGGAGTGAGAGAAAGCCACATCAGTCATACTGCATTTCTATGAACCCTTTGGATCTGAGGTTGCGGACGTGGCGTAAATTCAACATAACACTACCTAACTTAGAATAATTGTGAGGTATTGTCCTCAATCAGTGCAAATATAATGTCCGAGAAAATGACATATTGGTCTAAGAACCAACACTTTCTAATCCATGTTTAAATCAATCAACATGATTAAGAGCGTGACCGCCAAACGATAGTCTTCATATGATCATCGAGCTCAACATAGCTCGAAACTTCACCAATCGAATACTGTTTAATTTAGGCATAGTTGGAGTTCCAAagaatttttgttacctggtGTATTTTACTTGTCCTCATCATTTTATCTTTGTCTCCACCTTTGGCGCCTTTCAATTTATTCAATACTTCTCTATATCCCAAAACCCGTATTGCACGTAGAAATCATTTATATGGTCCAATTCAATAAAAAAACTAACTTCCTTTTGGTAGTTTGGTTAGTTTTTTCTAAAGGTAGGGCCTAACATATCAGCATTTACAAGATGTAACAAATAATTACAAAAATTGAGTCCATGTACGTAGACAAGTATAACTCTTCATTGGCAACCTCTCCAACGTCCTCTCATCAACATCTCATCCAACGGATAGCTATATAAAAGAAGCTCTGCATCTAGAGATCTATACCGTTGCATTTTAATTAAATCTTCTCATCATGATTCATGCATGAAAACATATGCAACCTTTATGTATATCTTGAAGCACGAAGTGACATGCCATCTCTTGGATATTTACAAgaacatatatttcttttttctagtTTCTTTCATCTACTTTTGCTGTTACAGAAGGAGAAAAGATTTATACAAGATAACTTATTCATTTTCGTACTTGAAAATGACTGTCCAAAAGCTCAAGACTTCCTCCCCACTTATTGCAAGAGAAGCACGTAATCAATGTATTGAGCCATGTTTATCCGCTCGGCTCTttgttttggccaaaaataagtgCATTTCTCTTCTCCATGGCATACctagggccggcccgagccctagaCGACCGCTCGAACCAATGGAAGGCCTCCGGAAGGCTGACCAAAAgcaagcaaaggccccatataaaatggagacaggagctggctacgagtcttcccccctGATGGACGGGAgatggagagtttcctggcctgcagaggggcaatttgggaagttggggatggtagttttgttttggatggatggatggagagagagagagagagagagagagagagagagagagagagagagagagatttggttggcttgatacatgtctgaagccactcttatctttcatcccttctcttttttggttttggttttggttttccttccctcacattactccttatccagctgggccatcaggaagaaagatagggcgattggagatggacttcttggagggtagagaaagaaaaggagggaagtggggttgaatggctgcagtgctgtgatgttgcagtggctgcttgggtactcacttgaaggggagatggtgtgatgggacttttattaattagatagagtgaatttcccataatgtccctactttctcttatagggAGGTTTCTTTCTAGCCAAATTCTTTCCTTTACCtggaccatgaagtgccatgggatatCCTTTTCCTACTCTGCTCTTGCtcgacatggtaaacagtactGTGAAGCATTATCTCGAttatttaatcaattttatgggtcctttttttAAGCATAATTACTTTTTCATActttcattcaaaaattatattaaactaaatttttttttatctgtcTTTGCTGCATGCATTTTTATTGAAATaatgtacttgatagctatctattttcatattttttaagtattttatacttattataattttttattattaaaaaaaaacctcaTTTACTGAACCgtcttaggcctccaaatgtattgggccgcctgCGCCGATACCCAATTCATTCTCTCTACACCAAGTAGTCAATACGTCCTCTTACCATCATTGGAGCCAAACAATTAAACCAAGTAATAACCACCCTTTTTCTGTCCATCCTCTCCCTCCGATACAGCGAAGTGGGAGAAATTCCCGAACCTTACCATTTCATGTCAGCGAGGCAGCCCCAACACTACAAAATCCAGTAACAACTTAAATTATACTAGTAAGTTCAATCCAGTGCCAGTAGCCCACCAATTTGTCTCTAAGTCCAAAACATTGAATCCAAACCTGTGGGTCGAGTATATGAGTCCTCAAAACCTATTTAGGACTGAAAATGGAACGGACACAGATTGAATActgatatatttatatttatatttaaactttttaatggatACAGATATTAAACGGACATCAAAAATcgatatctatatttgttttaaatggatAAGATACGAATCAGATATCAAGCATGTCCATATTTGTTataaatggatatggatatggatacgaATCAAATATTAAACGTATCCATATTTTCTTATCTGAATACGGATATGAATTGGATTCTTTTTTGGATATTAATCAAGTTTGAACAAAATTCAATGATGAAAATTAGCAATAAAGACACGATCATAAAATAAAGattcaatttaaaaaaaattagttttaacaaccatttattaataataaaaactaaCAATTTTTATAAAGGATGTATTGCTCAAGGTTGCTCATCACCAAAGTAGATGAGATCTATGGCACTTCTAATGTGTTTCACAGTTGTCGACGGTTGCAATCGTCAAGTAAAAATTAGAAACTGAACGGACCTTCGAAACCCTAATTGTTTGAAGATAacgaagaggaaagaagaaggaaacagaCGAACGAGAGATTTAAGCCTTTCAAGTGTGAGGGGTAATTCGAAAGATTTTATTCAAATCAGATTTTCTGTATTCGGATTACTATCTTAAGTGATGGTCATCCGATATCTCGTTCCTTTTAGtttagatttagttaatcacttAATTGGTTCTTTGATTTAACATAGCTTAGACCTTTTCTTTTCACTTACTTTTGTTATACGGATATATCCGGATTAGGatctaaatttagaaaaaaatcaaGTGTATCAGCATTCATACTCGTATTCGAAAGATTTTTGAACTGACTATTCAGATCCGTATCTGGATCCGATTGGATAAAAAAAACAGTTGACGAATCCAATCCAAATCGGATATGGAAACGAATATAATCTGCCCCGTTTTCTACCCTAATCAAGTGCCATTGCATAAAACAAAATGACAAACTCTACTTATGAGTCTAACTGTATCCATCATTTTTGTCCAAGAATCCTTGATTTTAAAATGAAGGGATCGATTTGGCTTAATGATTCAGGTTGGATTGGTTTTCGATGGACCAGGTCTCATCCAACTCCACCTACATTTTTATCACTAATAGATAATGTGTAAGgattaaagaagaaaagaatatttatgatatttattatttaaataatttattgTGATACCTTCTTAATTTTGGAGATTTTTTAAAAGCACTCTCAACTTTGGATGGTTTCCAAAGACGCACTTTCAACTTTAAAAAGTTTTCTCTAAAAGGGGCGATTTACGTGTTCAGAATGTAATTAGGTgcagttaaaaataaaataaaattttaaaattatttttttatctcctATCATGATcgtttcataaatattttttttaatgcatctATCtactaagaatattttagttattttaatttgaaaccattaattttttaaagatGTTAGAAGGTGTagatatataaaaagaaaaataaagataaaaaatagtagaataataaaaataagtattttataagaatatatatgtaaatattaatttgaaaGGATGTTTATGAAAAATTTGATCTTGGTATTTATGAaaacaaaacctaaaattttAATAGGAAGACAAAACCCAAAAAGAGGAAAGAACGGAGCTATGCTGTTAGTTTTGCTGGCAAAATAACCGGAGGAACCAGAATTCGGCCACTATAAAAGAGCTTCCCCTGCTCCGGTCCTCCGCCTTGGAAGGAGGAAACAGTCTCCGGTCTCTCTCCACCATCCCTCCCTCCCCACCACCCATCCACCCTTCCCGGGCCCAAAATGGACGTACGCCGGAGACTTCCTCCGAAGCCCGCTCGCCCCTCGCCGGCGCTGGGGAAGCCCCCCAGCCCTCCCCCGGCCTCCGCTGCCCCTGCTGGTGGCGCCTCTGTCCAGGCGTCCGACGCACTCCCCCTCCCCATCCGCTATACCAACGTGCTCTTCTCCGCCCTCTTCATGGTCTCCATCTACTTCCTCATGTCCCAGTGGCGCGAGAAGATCCGCTCCTCCACCGCGCTCCACGTCCTCACCCTCTCTGAGCTCTCCGCCATCGTCGGTCTCGCCGCCTCCCTCATCTACCTTATCTCCTTCTTCGGCATCGCCTACGTCCAGTCcttcatctcctcccatgatgacgACGACGACTTCCTCCTCGCCGCCCCCGAAGCCGCCCCTTGCTCCCTCCTCTCCGCCGGCGATGCCCCGGAGAAAATGCCGGTTCTTTCTGATGACGACAACGAGGAGCTCGTCCACGCCGTGGTCGCCGGCAAGGTGCCGTcctactccctggagtcgaagCTCGGGGACTGTCGGAGGGCCGCCGGGATCCGTCGGGAGGCGCTGAGGCGGATCACTGGGAGGGCCATGGACGGGCTTCCGCTCGACGGATTCGACTACGCGTCGATCCTGGGGCAGTGCTGCGAGATGCCGATTGGATACGTTCAGCTGCCGGTGGGGGTCGCCGGCCCGCTGCTGCTCGACGGGAGGGAGTACTTCTTGCCCATGGCCACCACCGAGGGGTGCCTCGTGGCGAGCACCAACCGGGGATGCAAAGCCATCGCAGAGTCCGGAGGAGGGTCCAGCTTGGTGCTGAAGGACGCGATGACGAGGGCGCCGGCGGTGAGATTTGCGACTGCCAAGAGGGCCGCCGAGCTCAAGTTCTTCTTGGAGGATCCCAACAATTTCGAGACGCTTTCCGTCGTGTTCAATAGGTACTGgtgtttcctctctcttttccttattttcttttcctctttcctcttcttgtgGAGGGCTAAAGATCTGAACTTCGTCACCTTTTTTTCCTGCTTTTGTCCGAGGGTTTTGTGCTAGTTGAAATTGTTGCTTTGCTGGTGTTAAATTccaaatcttcttctttttaacggCAAAAAATCGAATTtgcttctttgtttttttcacCTTTTGTGAATTCTTGGCGGTCTATTGGAGTTGGCTTTCGGAATTACCTGTCTTTTCTTCTGAGTGTAGCAATGCCTTCATCTCGTTTTTAAAATTGTCTGTGATGTGTTTGCAGATGGGCTCGTTAGAGACATCTCTTATTGCTAATAATACGGGCTGCTTAAGAAAGTTTCTTTGTTGTAATCTCGTAATGCTTTCTTTTTATATATTCGTATAATTATTCTGGTTGTTGGGTTCTGATGTTAATATTCATTTTTAAGGATTGAAAGATATTATcgccaaaaaaaaaggtttaaaGCTATATTCCAAGCCGCCGCTGCTTCTCTCATTCTGGTCTTGAGAAGCGGATGATCTCACCCTATTTGTGCAATAGTTGATTCTTTTAACTGTTCAATAGTTAAGTGGAGATCAGTTCTATGGCAGATGTGAAAATCTGAAACAGATGAGTGTTCTTTTAggagatgttttttttttttttttggtatgctTTTGCTTATCTTTCATCATTAATGTATTCCAGAGGTTAACCTTtatatttccttttcttccctcgTGTTCTGTAGGTCCAGCAGATTTGCTAGGTTCCAAAGAATCCAATGCTCGCTTGCGGGGAGGAATCTCTACATGAGATTCAGTTGCAGCACTGGAGATGCGATGGGGATGAACATGGTCTCCAAGGGTGTGCAAAATGTGTTGGACTATCTGCAAAATGATTTCCCAGACATGGATGTGATCAGCATCTCTGGTTAGATTCATTCTCCAGCAGAAATTTGACTAATTTGCCTGCCTACTCTATTATTGCCCAATTTTAATTTGATTCTTTCTAGAGTGGAGATCAGATAAGAAGACTGCTTACGTCATGAGTTCAAGGATAAATCATAATCAACAGTTCTGTTGTTTTCCTGATTACGATGCTTGAGGTCTCGgcgtatttttttaaaaatgtaaATTTTGGATTGCCTATCATAGAATACAGTTTATGTATGAATTTTATTTGCCTTGGTTCTTAGAAATTGGATTAATTTGGTTATTTGAGTAACCAATTTCCTTATGCATTTGGTGAAAGTTCCTATATTCACATGGTAGGAAGATTTACCTTTACTGAGTTCCTTTTAAATTGCTTAAAGTGAATTAGTATGGTTAAATGTCTAGTTAATGCCATATTTCCATATCCCACTTTTTGTCATCTCCTTTCAATGGTTTTATTGCATTATATCAGTGGCAAGTGGATATATGATCTTGCCGTCTAAGGAACAGGCGTTTGGTTGGCTTGCTACAGTCAGATTGAGAtgtaaatctcaaaattgttgttTCATTTATTGATGATGCAGATTGTGTTAGCTTCATCCATTTCATGAAATCTCAATTCAGTGTCATCCACATGGTTTAATAATTAAAGTTTCAGTTTAGCCAATCATTTCTATGCCAATAATAATCAGTAGAATTACTTCAtgaaatgccaaaaaaaaaaagattcttaTGACCGCCGTAGAGAAGCCATCCCTGTCATTGTTGAAATCGCTGATATTGTCTCTTCATTTTACTGAACTTACTTTGTCTTTTTGCCATGGTCAGGCAATTTCTGTTCAGACAAGAAGCCAGCCGCTGTGAATTGGATTGAGGGGAGGGGCAAATCAGTTGTTTGTGAGGCAACCATCAAGGAGGAGGTTGTGAAGAAGGTACTTAAGACCACCGTCCCAGCGCTTGTGGAGCTCAACATGCTTAAGAACCTTGCTGGGTCTGCTGTGGCTGGGGCCATGGGGGGGTTCAATGCTCATGCCAGCAACATCGTGACTGCCATCTTCATTGCCACTGGCCAAGATCCAGCACAGAATGTTGAGAGCTCGCACTGCATCACCATGATGGAGGCTGTGAACGATGGGAAGGATCTCCACATCTCCGTGACTATGCCATCCATTGAGGTAattttgatttccttcaatcATTGACACATTTCATATCCTTAAGATGACACTCTAATGAATTTTACCTCATTTTAGCATGGAAATGTTTTCCTTATAAAATGTGTTATCCTTTGGGTCTCACAAGATTTCTTTGGATCTCTTGTTTTTTCAGTGTTCACAAAAGCTGAATTTCGCTCTGCAGGAGAATTTAATTCCATCTATTTCATCGGTTAACTTATGTTGCCTAGTTTCCTCTAATtgttgatctctctctctctctctctctctctctctctctctctctctctctctctctatgtatgtatgtatatgtatctaGGTTTCTAGAAGCTTTTTTATTTATGTTATCCCAAATGGTAAATTAAAAGATTAGATGAGTTGCTGATGGTACTAGTTTTCTGATGCTTTATGTATAGCAGATCATGGAGTTGTTCGTCATGAGGCAGCACAATATAGATGAAACCTAAAACTATGCAGTATCTGCTGCAACTTACTCTTGGCTGTTGTTATTTTCTCATTATATCTCTTCCCCATATCAGCTAGTGTGCTCCAAAGCTAGCAGGTGTCAGGCTGAATTATCTGAGAGCACCATCTGCTTCTTCCCTTAGCCATGCAGAGCAACATAGATGTGTCAAATTTGGATTTCTCTACGTCGAGTCTAACAGTTATCCTATAAACCTAAACAAGAtctatattaatttattaagctGAACCATGAAAGGA encodes the following:
- the LOC103698006 gene encoding 3-hydroxy-3-methylglutaryl-coenzyme A reductase-like, translated to MDVRRRLPPKPARPSPALGKPPSPPPASAAPAGGASVQASDALPLPIRYTNVLFSALFMVSIYFLMSQWREKIRSSTALHVLTLSELSAIVGLAASLIYLISFFGIAYVQSFISSHDDDDDFLLAAPEAAPCSLLSAGDAPEKMPVLSDDDNEELVHAVVAGKVPSYSLESKLGDCRRAAGIRREALRRITGRAMDGLPLDGFDYASILGQCCEMPIGYVQLPVGVAGPLLLDGREYFLPMATTEGCLVASTNRGCKAIAESGGGSSLVLKDAMTRAPAVRFATAKRAAELKFFLEDPNNFETLSVVFNRSSRFARFQRIQCSLAGRNLYMRFSCSTGDAMGMNMVSKGVQNVLDYLQNDFPDMDVISISGNFCSDKKPAAVNWIEGRGKSVVCEATIKEEVVKKVLKTTVPALVELNMLKNLAGSAVAGAMGGFNAHASNIVTAIFIATGQDPAQNVESSHCITMMEAVNDGKDLHISVTMPSIEVGTIGGGTQLASQAACLDLLGVKGASKESPGANAKLLASIVAGAVLAGELSLMAALAAGQLVKSHMKYNRSSKDIFNSAS